Proteins co-encoded in one Candidatus Blochmannia sp. SNP genomic window:
- the kdsB gene encoding 3-deoxy-manno-octulosonate cytidylyltransferase yields MNFVVIIPVRLFSTRFPGKALADIHGKPMIVRVMEKALDSGADKVIIATDSVLIAQAVESEQSEVEVYLTRSDHQSGTERLAEVAVNYKFPDNQIIVHLQGDEPLISPVMIRQVANTLDSVRLTTGMATLATSLNSLEEACDVNVVKVVINMNNNALYFSRSMIPWNQGYFDNYPDSRTSKILLRHIGIYSYQVNFLHHYIAWTKSPLEQLEQLEQLRVLWHGETIYVSVIDNVFNISVDTPESLRRVNTLFRNK; encoded by the coding sequence ATGAATTTTGTAGTAATTATACCTGTCCGATTGTTTTCGACACGTTTTCCAGGGAAAGCTTTAGCAGATATTCACGGAAAACCTATGATTGTTCGTGTTATGGAAAAAGCTTTAGATTCTGGGGCTGATAAAGTAATCATCGCTACTGATAGTGTTCTTATAGCACAAGCAGTTGAATCGGAACAATCTGAAGTAGAAGTATATTTAACGCGTTCTGATCATCAGTCAGGCACTGAGCGTCTCGCAGAGGTAGCTGTTAATTATAAATTCCCAGACAATCAAATTATTGTGCATCTTCAAGGTGATGAACCTCTAATTTCCCCTGTTATGATTCGTCAAGTTGCTAATACTTTAGATTCAGTTAGACTGACTACTGGTATGGCGACTTTAGCAACATCGTTGAATTCTTTAGAAGAAGCATGTGATGTTAATGTCGTTAAGGTTGTTATAAACATGAATAATAATGCTCTTTATTTTTCTCGTTCTATGATTCCCTGGAATCAGGGGTACTTTGATAATTATCCAGATAGTAGGACGTCTAAAATTTTATTACGTCATATTGGTATTTATTCATATCAAGTTAATTTTTTGCATCATTATATTGCATGGACTAAAAGTCCTTTGGAACAGCTTGAACAACTTGAACAACTTAGAGTACTATGGCATGGAGAAACAATATATGTATCTGTAATTGATAATGTGTTTAATATTAGTGTGGATACTCCAGAATCATTGAGACGTGTGAATACGTTATTTAGAAATAAATAA
- the msbA gene encoding lipid A ABC transporter ATP-binding protein/permease MsbA: MSQYNKNYSSTWKTFRRLWPIIFPFRVGLVVATVTLILNATSDALMLALLKPLLDDGFGRANRDVFVWMPLALVGLMGIRGFSGFASTYCMSWVSGKVVMQMRRALFKHIMNMPVSFFVKQSTGTLVSRITYDSDQVASSSSGALITVIREGASIIGLCIMMFYYSWQLSLILVLIAPIVSITIKFVSYRFRAISKKMQSAMGQLTSSAEQMLKGHKEVLVFGGQHTEKDRFNHVSNCMRQQSMKMVQTSSIFDPLIQFVASLALACVLYAASIPSVMEMLTAGTITVIFSSMIVLMKPLKSLTNVSAQFQRGMAACQTLFSILDLETEKDQGILNIKRVKGHIVFENVTFFYPDKSTPSLYNINFTIEAGKTVALVGRSGSGKSTIVNLLTRFYDIDKGRILLDGFNLNDYKLSSLRNQIAIVSQHVHLFNDTIANNIAYARKNIYSRESIETAASMACAMDFISKMKNGLDTIIGENGILLSSGQRQRIAIARALLRNCPILIFDEATSALDSASEYVIYKSLDALKKNRTSLVIAHRLSTIENADEILVIENGYIIERGVHEVLIRHQGIYAQLYRLQFS; this comes from the coding sequence ATGTCGCAGTACAATAAAAATTATTCTTCTACTTGGAAGACTTTTCGTCGTCTTTGGCCAATAATTTTTCCTTTTAGGGTAGGGCTAGTTGTTGCGACTGTTACTTTAATTTTAAACGCAACAAGTGATGCTTTAATGTTAGCTTTATTGAAACCTTTACTTGATGATGGATTTGGAAGAGCTAATAGAGATGTATTTGTATGGATGCCATTAGCTTTAGTTGGATTAATGGGCATTCGTGGGTTTAGTGGATTTGCATCTACTTATTGTATGTCTTGGGTATCTGGAAAAGTGGTAATGCAGATGAGACGTGCATTATTTAAGCATATCATGAATATGCCGGTCTCTTTTTTTGTAAAACAATCTACTGGTACGTTGGTGTCTAGGATTACTTATGATTCTGATCAAGTTGCTTCTTCTTCTTCTGGAGCTTTAATTACTGTTATTCGAGAAGGGGCATCTATTATTGGTTTATGTATCATGATGTTTTATTATAGTTGGCAATTATCATTAATTTTGGTATTAATTGCTCCAATAGTATCTATTACTATTAAATTCGTTTCTTATAGATTTAGAGCAATCAGTAAAAAGATGCAGAGCGCTATGGGTCAATTAACTAGCAGCGCTGAACAAATGCTTAAAGGACATAAAGAAGTGTTAGTGTTTGGAGGACAACATACAGAAAAAGATAGATTTAATCATGTAAGTAATTGTATGAGACAACAAAGTATGAAGATGGTACAGACTTCGTCTATTTTTGATCCACTGATCCAATTTGTTGCATCATTAGCATTAGCGTGTGTACTGTATGCAGCTAGTATTCCAAGTGTTATGGAAATGCTTACTGCTGGAACGATTACTGTTATTTTTTCATCTATGATAGTTTTGATGAAGCCATTAAAATCTTTGACTAATGTTAGCGCTCAATTTCAGCGTGGAATGGCGGCTTGTCAAACCTTATTTTCCATCCTGGATTTAGAGACAGAAAAAGATCAAGGTATACTTAATATTAAACGAGTAAAGGGACATATTGTTTTTGAGAATGTTACTTTTTTTTATCCTGATAAAAGCACACCATCTCTTTATAACATTAATTTTACTATTGAAGCAGGAAAAACTGTTGCTTTGGTGGGGCGGTCTGGTTCTGGAAAATCTACTATCGTAAATTTGTTAACTCGTTTTTATGATATAGATAAAGGACGTATATTGCTCGATGGTTTTAACTTAAATGATTATAAACTCTCTTCTTTACGTAATCAAATAGCTATAGTATCTCAACATGTTCATCTATTTAATGATACGATTGCTAATAATATAGCTTATGCACGTAAAAATATTTATTCTAGAGAATCCATTGAAACTGCAGCTAGTATGGCATGTGCTATGGATTTTATTTCTAAAATGAAAAATGGATTGGATACCATCATAGGAGAAAATGGGATTTTGTTATCCAGCGGACAACGTCAACGTATTGCTATTGCACGTGCTTTGTTAAGAAATTGTCCAATTTTAATTTTTGATGAAGCTACTTCTGCTTTAGATTCTGCATCAGAGTATGTTATTTATAAATCACTTGATGCGTTAAAAAAAAATAGAACATCATTGGTTATAGCGCATCGTTTATCTACTATTGAAAATGCTGATGAAATATTGGTGATCGAAAATGGTTATATTATAGAACGTGGTGTGCATGAAGTTTTAATACGTCACCAAGGGATTTATGCTCAATTATATAGATTACAATTTTCTTAA
- the fumC gene encoding class II fumarate hydratase — MMTVRIEKDILGTVLVSNNRLWGAQTQRALKYFNISNEKIPFSLIHALAQIKRAAAQVNYDVGLLDCKRAHAIIQAADEVLSGIHKDEFPISVWQTGSGTQSNMNMNEVLANRANKLLSNEQNINNKFIHPNDHVNKSQSSNDVFPSAMHIAAVVNLNEQLIPKVKILQKTLIDKSVEFNDIIKIGRTHLQDATPLTLGQEISAWVSMLQHNIDHIEVTIPHLCELALGGTAVGTGINTHPEYAERVADVLSLITKYNFISAPNKFESLSTCDALVHSHGSLKGLAVSMMKIANDIRLLSSGPRCGIGELSIPSNEPGSSIMPGKVNPTQCESMTMLCAQVMGNDVSINIGGSSGHLELNVYRPLIIYNFLQSVRLLSDGIDSFHRYCVIGIQPKHQRISELLSSSLMLVTALNPYIGYDKAAEIAKKAHLEGLSLKESALQLGYVNEKQFDMWVCPKNMINSSKIL, encoded by the coding sequence ATTATGACGGTACGTATAGAGAAAGATATATTGGGTACAGTACTAGTATCAAATAATCGGTTATGGGGAGCGCAAACACAACGTGCATTGAAATATTTTAATATTTCTAATGAAAAAATACCTTTTTCATTAATACATGCATTAGCACAAATTAAACGTGCAGCGGCACAAGTAAATTATGATGTAGGGCTATTGGATTGTAAACGAGCTCACGCAATTATTCAAGCTGCAGATGAAGTATTGTCTGGAATACATAAAGATGAGTTTCCAATATCTGTTTGGCAAACTGGATCTGGAACGCAAAGCAATATGAATATGAACGAGGTTTTAGCTAATCGAGCTAATAAATTATTGAGTAATGAACAAAATATAAATAATAAATTTATTCATCCAAATGATCATGTCAATAAAAGTCAAAGTTCAAACGATGTTTTTCCTAGTGCAATGCATATTGCAGCAGTAGTGAATTTAAATGAACAATTAATACCTAAAGTGAAAATATTACAAAAAACCCTGATTGATAAGTCTGTGGAATTTAATGATATTATTAAAATAGGGCGTACTCATCTTCAAGATGCTACTCCGTTGACTTTGGGGCAAGAAATTTCTGCTTGGGTATCTATGCTGCAACATAATATAGATCATATAGAAGTTACTATTCCTCATTTATGTGAGTTAGCACTAGGAGGTACGGCAGTGGGTACAGGGATTAACACTCATCCTGAATATGCTGAACGTGTCGCCGATGTTTTATCACTTATTACTAAATATAATTTTATTAGCGCACCGAATAAATTTGAATCGTTATCAACATGCGATGCATTAGTGCATAGTCATGGCTCTTTGAAAGGTTTGGCAGTTTCTATGATGAAAATTGCTAATGATATACGTTTATTATCTTCTGGTCCTAGGTGTGGCATAGGTGAATTAAGTATTCCTTCAAATGAACCAGGTAGCTCAATTATGCCCGGAAAAGTTAATCCAACTCAATGTGAATCTATGACTATGTTATGTGCTCAAGTTATGGGGAATGATGTTAGTATAAACATTGGTGGGTCATCTGGGCATCTTGAGTTGAATGTATATAGGCCATTAATTATATATAATTTTTTACAATCGGTACGTTTGCTATCAGATGGTATAGATAGTTTTCATAGATATTGTGTTATAGGAATTCAACCGAAGCATCAACGAATTTCAGAATTACTTAGTAGTTCGCTTATGTTAGTTACTGCATTGAATCCTTACATTGGGTATGATAAAGCAGCGGAAATTGCTAAAAAAGCACATTTAGAAGGGTTAAGTTTAAAAGAATCTGCATTGCAATTAGGTTATGTAAATGAAAAACAATTTGATATGTGGGTTTGTCCTAAAAATATGATTAATTCTTCTAAAATATTATAA
- the pdxH gene encoding pyridoxamine 5'-phosphate oxidase, producing MSVNHTNISHIRREYTFGRLHYSDLTDQPIRLFSIWLNQAYFAQIPDPTAMCLATVDHTGQPYQRIVLLKGFTNKEMTFFTNLNSRKAIHLANNPKVSLCFPWNLIDRQVLITGTVYKLSKQEILKQFYTRPKNNQISTWVSNQSKVISSKNILDNKFLEFKKKYLDKKIPFPEFWGGYKININSMEFWQGRINRLHDRFIYQRYNHKWCIYRLSP from the coding sequence ATGTCAGTAAATCACACTAATATCTCTCACATCAGACGAGAATATACATTTGGACGATTGCATTATTCAGACTTAACTGATCAACCTATTCGGTTATTTTCAATATGGTTAAATCAAGCTTATTTTGCGCAAATACCCGATCCTACTGCAATGTGCTTAGCTACGGTAGATCATACTGGTCAACCTTATCAACGTATAGTACTATTAAAAGGATTTACCAATAAAGAAATGACATTTTTTACTAATCTTAATAGCCGTAAAGCTATACATTTAGCTAACAATCCAAAAGTTAGTTTATGCTTTCCGTGGAATTTAATAGATAGACAAGTACTAATAACTGGAACCGTTTATAAACTTTCGAAACAAGAAATTTTAAAACAATTTTATACACGCCCAAAAAACAACCAAATCAGTACATGGGTATCCAATCAATCTAAAGTTATCTCCTCTAAAAATATTCTTGACAATAAATTTTTAGAATTTAAAAAAAAATATTTAGATAAAAAAATACCATTTCCTGAATTTTGGGGTGGATACAAAATTAATATAAATAGCATGGAATTCTGGCAAGGCAGAATAAATAGATTACATGACCGATTTATATATCAACGATATAATCATAAATGGTGTATTTACCGTTTATCTCCTTAA
- the nth gene encoding endonuclease III: MNRIKRYQILCKLRDNNIYPVIELIYRSEFELLIAVLLSAQTSDIQVNKATKRLFQVANTPKGMLRLGLDGVKNYIKSIGLFNTKAKNIIETCHLLVETYNSKLPSSRVGLESLPGVGRKTANIILNLIFGQPTIAVDTHVFRFCNRSCFASGNNVFSVEKKLLSVVPKEFKNNCHQWLMLHGRNICRAKRPNCYICVIKDLCEFKEKT; encoded by the coding sequence ATGAATCGTATTAAACGTTATCAAATTTTGTGTAAATTAAGAGATAACAATATCTATCCAGTTATCGAATTAATTTATCGATCAGAATTTGAATTGTTAATTGCAGTGTTACTTTCAGCTCAAACAAGTGATATTCAAGTTAATAAAGCAACGAAGAGGTTGTTTCAAGTAGCTAATACCCCAAAGGGTATGTTACGTCTTGGTTTAGACGGAGTTAAAAATTATATTAAATCTATTGGTTTGTTTAATACTAAAGCCAAAAATATTATTGAAACTTGTCATTTATTAGTAGAAACTTATAATAGCAAGTTGCCATCGAGTCGTGTTGGATTAGAGTCTTTACCTGGAGTAGGACGTAAAACTGCTAATATTATTTTAAATTTAATTTTTGGCCAACCTACAATTGCAGTGGATACACATGTTTTTAGATTTTGTAATCGTAGTTGTTTTGCATCAGGAAATAATGTCTTTTCTGTAGAAAAGAAATTGTTGTCGGTAGTGCCCAAAGAATTTAAGAATAATTGTCATCAGTGGCTAATGTTGCATGGTAGGAATATTTGTCGCGCTAAGCGTCCGAATTGCTATATTTGTGTAATTAAAGATTTGTGTGAATTTAAGGAAAAAACATGA
- the tyrS gene encoding tyrosine--tRNA ligase, with amino-acid sequence MNNKNLNIIQYLYERNLIAQITDKKSLIEILKSKSITLYCGFDPTSDSLHIGHLIPLLCLRQFQISGHRPLILIGGGTGLIGDPSFKKSNRNINLIDTVQKWSEKIKRQISLFIDCSCGPRSQACIVNNYDWLSSISFLTFLRDIGKFFSVNKMINKDSIKQRLQKNNYGISYSEFSYNLLQSYDFAHLYKNYNAILQIGGSDQWGNIVSGIDLIRRMYKRTAYGLTVPLLIKSDNIKFGKTEKNTIWLDEKKTSPYKFYQYWINSSDKEVYHFLNTFTNIDLDTINILKKENDVSNTKPQAQTILAEQITQLVHGKEGLKTAQNITNNLFTGQTHKLTLNNFEQLLQDGIPAVLLKPGITLQQALVESNLASSRTQARELIMSNSITINSKKQLKTKYVFHATDRLYDRFTLLKRGKKHYCLIKWE; translated from the coding sequence ATGAACAATAAAAATTTAAACATAATACAATATTTATATGAACGTAATTTAATAGCTCAAATTACAGATAAAAAATCATTGATTGAAATATTAAAATCAAAATCAATAACTCTATATTGCGGATTTGATCCAACGTCTGATAGCTTACATATAGGACACTTAATTCCACTATTATGTCTAAGACAATTTCAGATATCTGGACATCGCCCTTTAATTCTGATAGGAGGGGGTACTGGATTAATAGGAGATCCAAGTTTTAAAAAATCAAATCGAAACATCAATTTAATTGATACAGTACAAAAATGGTCAGAAAAAATAAAACGTCAAATTTCTCTATTTATAGATTGTTCTTGTGGCCCACGTTCACAAGCTTGTATAGTTAACAATTATGATTGGTTATCTTCTATCTCATTCTTAACATTTTTAAGAGATATTGGGAAGTTTTTTTCTGTAAATAAAATGATCAATAAAGACTCTATTAAACAAAGATTACAAAAAAACAATTATGGGATCTCTTATTCTGAATTTTCCTATAATTTATTACAAAGTTACGATTTTGCTCATTTATATAAAAACTACAACGCAATACTACAAATTGGAGGTTCTGATCAATGGGGAAATATTGTTTCAGGCATCGATTTAATACGTCGAATGTATAAAAGAACTGCCTACGGACTTACTGTACCTTTACTTATTAAATCTGATAATATCAAATTTGGAAAAACAGAAAAAAATACAATATGGCTAGATGAAAAAAAAACTAGTCCTTATAAATTTTATCAATATTGGATTAACTCTTCTGATAAAGAAGTATATCATTTTCTTAATACCTTTACCAATATAGACCTAGATACAATTAACATATTAAAAAAAGAAAATGATGTTAGTAATACAAAACCACAAGCTCAAACTATATTAGCAGAACAAATTACCCAATTGGTCCATGGAAAAGAAGGATTGAAAACTGCTCAAAATATTACTAATAATCTTTTCACAGGACAGACACATAAACTAACTTTAAATAATTTTGAACAATTATTACAAGATGGCATCCCAGCTGTTTTACTCAAACCAGGCATTACATTACAACAAGCACTAGTAGAATCTAATTTAGCATCTTCTCGAACGCAAGCGCGAGAATTAATTATGTCCAACAGTATTACTATAAACTCAAAAAAACAATTAAAAACAAAATATGTGTTTCATGCCACTGATAGATTATATGATCGCTTTACCTTGTTAAAGCGGGGAAAAAAACACTATTGTTTAATCAAATGGGAATAA
- the lpxK gene encoding tetraacyldisaccharide 4'-kinase, which yields MFACIWFRSSLCYLFLLPFSWLYGLVSTLNRISYQYGWRKVYRFSVPIVIIGNVTIGGNGKTPMVLWLVEQLQHRGWKVGVVSRGYKGKSNNYPIVIDISTRSNECGDEPMLIWKRTGVLVAVSPKRADAVAALLRIQKLDVIISDDGLQHYALFRDIEWVVVNSLFRFGNGCWLPAGPMRERTNRLHTVQAIISNGSSKEGILSGEVLMQLYPSVVINMLTGESRSLNFLSNVVAIAGIGYPTQFFSTLQNYGVTPVRTVSFSDHQIYYEKMLTSLTKKDEILLMTEKDAVKCLDFAHNNWWYVRMEVKINKIDTDNLLCVVEDKIRCYKDFNSNT from the coding sequence ATGTTTGCTTGTATTTGGTTTAGATCATCATTGTGTTATTTATTTTTGTTACCATTTTCTTGGTTGTATGGGTTAGTGAGTACGCTGAATCGTATTAGTTATCAGTATGGATGGCGTAAAGTATACAGATTTTCGGTGCCAATAGTAATTATAGGAAACGTAACAATTGGGGGAAATGGGAAAACCCCAATGGTATTATGGTTAGTAGAACAATTACAACATCGTGGTTGGAAGGTTGGAGTTGTGTCACGGGGCTATAAAGGTAAATCGAATAATTATCCAATTGTTATTGATATAAGTACTCGCAGTAATGAGTGCGGGGATGAACCTATGCTGATTTGGAAGCGTACTGGAGTTTTAGTAGCGGTCTCTCCAAAACGTGCTGATGCGGTTGCTGCGTTATTACGAATACAAAAATTAGATGTCATAATAAGTGATGATGGACTACAACATTATGCACTCTTTAGAGATATAGAATGGGTTGTAGTTAATAGTTTATTTCGATTTGGAAATGGTTGTTGGTTACCAGCAGGTCCTATGCGTGAGCGAACAAATAGGCTACATACAGTGCAAGCAATTATTTCAAATGGATCATCAAAAGAAGGTATACTTTCTGGAGAGGTATTAATGCAATTGTACCCTAGTGTTGTAATAAATATGTTAACAGGAGAAAGTAGATCTCTTAATTTTTTGAGTAATGTTGTGGCTATAGCAGGGATTGGATATCCTACACAGTTTTTTAGTACTTTACAAAATTATGGCGTTACTCCTGTTAGAACAGTTTCGTTTTCTGATCATCAGATATATTATGAAAAAATGCTAACGTCCTTGACTAAAAAAGATGAAATATTATTAATGACTGAAAAAGATGCAGTTAAATGCTTAGATTTTGCTCATAATAACTGGTGGTATGTACGTATGGAAGTTAAAATAAATAAAATAGATACAGATAATTTATTATGTGTGGTGGAAGATAAGATTAGGTGTTATAAAGATTTTAATTCCAACACATAG
- a CDS encoding UbiX family flavin prenyltransferase, with protein sequence MQQQLRLVVGISGASGGIYGIRALIMLKKCNLNVESHLIVTRNALITLQQELKMNKQAIYELADVVHFPQDMGASVASGSYPTLGMLIAPCSIKTMSEISSGMTSSLISRVADVTLKEKRRLVLMIRESPLHLGHLRTMVKLTEFGAVIMPPVPAYYVHPRTIDDIVCYTVARALNLFGIYTKISSIWLGIKN encoded by the coding sequence ATGCAGCAACAATTACGTTTGGTGGTGGGAATATCAGGCGCATCTGGAGGAATTTATGGGATTCGCGCGTTAATTATGTTAAAAAAATGTAATCTAAATGTAGAATCTCATCTTATTGTTACTCGAAATGCATTGATTACATTACAGCAAGAACTAAAGATGAATAAACAAGCTATATATGAATTAGCAGATGTTGTTCATTTTCCACAAGATATGGGAGCATCAGTTGCTAGTGGATCATATCCAACTTTAGGTATGTTAATTGCTCCATGTTCTATAAAGACTATGTCAGAAATTAGTTCGGGAATGACGTCATCATTGATTAGTCGTGTTGCAGATGTAACGTTAAAAGAAAAGCGTAGATTAGTATTAATGATTAGGGAAAGCCCATTACATTTGGGACATTTACGTACAATGGTTAAATTAACAGAATTTGGAGCAGTAATTATGCCACCTGTTCCTGCATATTATGTACATCCAAGAACTATAGATGATATTGTGTGCTACACTGTGGCAAGAGCTCTAAATTTATTTGGAATTTATACTAAAATTTCTTCTATTTGGTTAGGAATCAAGAATTAA
- a CDS encoding Trm112 family protein gives MRYRLLSIIVCPICYSKLYFDLKQKELICNVDNLAFPIRKGIPVLLKKDARDIMSQKDQK, from the coding sequence ATGAGATATCGGTTATTAAGTATAATTGTATGTCCTATATGTTATTCAAAATTATATTTTGATTTAAAACAAAAAGAGTTAATTTGTAATGTTGATAATTTAGCTTTTCCGATTCGAAAAGGGATTCCAGTTCTTTTAAAAAAAGATGCTCGTGATATTATGTCACAAAAGGATCAAAAATGA
- a CDS encoding inverse autotransporter beta domain-containing protein, protein MLIFIILGVILQALMYHEIAWCDVLKNRTKFNINDNIFQVDSYQQKMKLYTYDDHKHNTLNIYPYTINKPNVRRSHYNYKSPFSSTYRSKIQLQNDSINVFHSFHVQNNIYQENLSFMQLGVHNLLSKQILNFGGGKRHLYNNKHAIGCNTLYHCPISNQSNQPCSINFGVEYWLHNTLFMLSNYYNLNNIFSSKKSLQQYDIKNPNSGYQMHIQVKFPYFLEFTGKIKLERLLYDKKYEKIFNTKNNDYYLSLDLNYKPIPILGFNINNIFINKKYCNTVCQILIDYQFGTPISEQIQYTNKNNTSLLKYLDAIIQPFIPTVIQHNDCMFLNNYSNKKSLSYTQQITGYPGEIKIIETNDHNDKSAQWNCHLLQNQGGNIIPITNNTYALYLPNHPITKEDDIFISYITNTTQNSDQQQQKQKNIHILVKNFSQKKLSNTQQNNISAITANNDSGINVTGNTIKYSPMHKEDHYNSKDNTSPHLMINDDTTTTEKIKNIDRIEEDDFVFPAPPPPPIPVLFSEKQLTEMVSSTPNDTLLSSPSCSIPFNQEHQTHSSRNEEYQITHDSAFPEYSDIEFNTNDALSQRLSIHKKSKFSLIGTTEHINKLENVISERKKTKLPSSDMAQIFFKLNLNQSSSSISEDCDTDDSNDSFNSKN, encoded by the coding sequence ATGTTGATATTTATCATACTGGGAGTAATATTACAAGCGCTTATGTACCATGAAATCGCTTGGTGTGACGTGCTCAAAAACCGTACTAAATTTAATATCAATGACAATATATTTCAAGTTGATTCGTATCAGCAAAAAATGAAACTATATACATATGATGATCACAAACATAATACTCTAAACATTTATCCCTATACAATTAACAAACCAAATGTTCGTCGTAGCCATTATAACTATAAATCTCCATTTTCTTCTACCTATAGATCTAAAATACAATTACAAAATGATTCAATAAACGTATTTCATTCATTTCACGTACAAAATAATATATATCAAGAAAATCTATCCTTTATGCAATTAGGAGTACACAATCTTTTATCAAAACAGATTTTAAATTTTGGAGGAGGAAAGAGACATCTATATAACAACAAACATGCTATTGGATGCAATACCTTATATCATTGCCCTATTTCTAATCAAAGCAACCAACCATGCTCAATTAATTTCGGTGTAGAATATTGGCTGCATAATACATTATTCATGCTAAGTAATTACTACAATTTGAATAATATTTTTTCCTCTAAAAAGTCATTACAACAATATGATATAAAAAACCCAAATAGTGGTTATCAAATGCATATTCAAGTTAAATTTCCATATTTTTTAGAATTTACTGGTAAAATAAAATTAGAACGACTTCTTTATGACAAAAAATATGAAAAAATTTTTAATACAAAAAATAATGACTACTATTTATCATTAGATTTAAATTATAAACCCATTCCCATATTAGGTTTTAATATAAATAATATTTTTATAAACAAAAAATATTGTAATACTGTTTGTCAAATATTAATTGACTACCAATTTGGTACTCCTATTTCAGAACAAATACAATACACAAATAAAAACAATACCTCCTTATTGAAATATCTCGATGCTATAATACAACCATTTATACCTACTGTAATTCAACATAATGATTGCATGTTTCTAAATAATTATAGTAACAAAAAATCATTATCATATACTCAACAAATAACAGGCTACCCTGGAGAAATTAAAATAATTGAAACTAACGATCATAATGACAAATCTGCGCAATGGAATTGTCATTTATTACAAAATCAAGGAGGTAATATTATTCCAATAACAAATAATACCTATGCGCTTTATTTACCTAACCATCCTATTACTAAAGAAGACGATATTTTCATTTCATATATTACTAATACAACCCAAAATAGTGATCAGCAGCAACAAAAACAAAAAAATATACACATTTTGGTAAAAAATTTTTCACAGAAAAAACTATCTAACACACAGCAAAATAATATCTCTGCTATCACTGCTAATAATGACTCCGGCATCAATGTTACAGGAAATACGATCAAATATTCCCCAATGCACAAAGAAGATCATTATAACTCTAAAGATAATACATCACCTCATCTCATGATAAATGATGATACTACTACAACAGAAAAAATAAAAAATATTGATAGGATAGAAGAAGACGATTTTGTATTTCCAGCGCCACCTCCTCCTCCAATTCCTGTTCTATTTTCAGAAAAACAATTAACAGAGATGGTATCTTCTACACCAAATGATACACTGTTATCATCTCCATCCTGCTCAATTCCTTTTAATCAAGAACATCAAACTCATTCTTCAAGAAATGAAGAATATCAAATAACACATGATAGTGCTTTTCCGGAATATTCTGATATTGAATTTAATACAAATGATGCTTTATCACAGCGCCTATCAATACACAAAAAATCTAAATTTTCTTTAATAGGTACTACAGAACATATAAATAAACTTGAAAATGTTATATCAGAACGAAAAAAAACTAAACTCCCTAGTAGCGATATGGCACAAATATTTTTTAAATTAAATCTTAACCAATCTTCTTCATCTATTAGCGAAGATTGTGATACGGACGATAGTAATGATAGCTTTAATTCCAAAAATTAA